A single genomic interval of Armigeres subalbatus isolate Guangzhou_Male chromosome 1, GZ_Asu_2, whole genome shotgun sequence harbors:
- the LOC134206389 gene encoding uncharacterized protein K02A2.6-like — protein MHNIREGSDRTLKAYALEGEITVLATFEAFLFISDDRPINLETFYVVKNAHRSLLGRSTALRYSVLKLGFSVSVPKQVDTTEKGLILAPVVIGNPFPKFNVPPVKINYDKSRPPCRNIFTNIPQAIKPMVEKRLQDLIAADIIEPVTQDMDVSFCSSMLAVPKGKHDIRLVIDLRGPNKYIQRTPFAMPTLESILPELNGATWFSTIDMSNAFFHIELDTESRHLTNFYTEFGLFRCVRLPFGLCNAPDIFQEVLQRVILGGCSGVKNYLDDVLVFGSTKEIHDANLEEVLNRLRQHNVKLNDSKCVFSSQAVQFVGFLLTSKGWSVTDEKMRAIQSFRTPTSCTEVKSFLGLVTFADRFIQRRADLTVHLRTLANSKQFYWTELEDKEFNYLQDNALKTIKVLGYYSTTDDTELYVDASPIGLGAVLIQYDNDKVPRIIACASKSLTPTEQRYPQTQREALGVVWGVERFSSYLLGRSFVIRTDAQANEFIFSTTHRLGRRAISRAESWALRLQPYDFTVKGVRGQQNLADALSRLIHDSQTAEPFEENDTGNLLYALGDSMDITWEEIEKESEDDEELCKLHDALISDKWPKELRKYETQKKNINMIGFLIFKGDRTILPISLRRKALKAAHGGHVGESAMKKIVREFFWWPGMSVDAEKFVKNCETCAMLSRKNPPLPLSSRELPDGPWQILQVDFLSIPGCGSSEFLILVDTHSRYLTVMEMKSKDADSTNKALCEIFKMWGCPLILQSDNGPPFQSTNYIQFWENKGVKIRKSIPLSPQSNGAVERQNQGVIKAVAASKLDGTNWRHALHQYVHNHNTLVPHSRLGVTPFELLVGWKFRGNFPSLWNPKQLDYDHIREKDSEAKFISKQDADAARGSKNSSIQVGDTVLMAQQRKSKTDPTFGAEHFKVVARDGAKIVILSRSGVQYTRNVQDVKIAPAEYHLEETDDTEEIDEASHSTLDIPLAVADDKHSELDAAISSSTRHEISPNRILRNRSDVKKPMRFDDRFIYSIYD, from the coding sequence ATGCATAACATTAGGGAAGGATCGGATCGAACTCTGAAGGCTTATGCTTTGGAGGGAGAGATTACCGTCCTGGCAACCTTTGAAGCTTTCCTGTTTATATCCGATGACCGTCCAATTAATCTCGAGACATTCTATGTGGTTAAGAATGCACATCGCTCCTTGCTAGGCAGATCTACTGCCTTGAGATACAGtgtattgaagcttggatttagTGTTTCTGTCCCGAAGCAGGTCGATACCACAGAAAAAGGGTTGATTTTAGCCCCGGTTGTAATAGGAAATCCATTCCCGAAGTTTAATGTGCCCCCGGTGAAAATAAATTACGATAAGTCGCGACCACCTTGCCGTAACATATTTACAAATATACCCCAGGCAATTAAGCCTATGGTAGAGAAAAGGCTACAAGATCTGATCGCAGCTGATATAATTGAACCAGTCACGCAGGACATGGACGTATCGTTTTGCTCTTCGATGCTTGCTGTCCCCAAAGGCAAGCACGATATCCGCTTGGTGATCGATCTCAGGGGCCCTAATAAATATATACAAAGAACACCCTTCGCCATGCCGACACTCGAATCTATTTTGCCAGAATTAAATGGAGCAACATGGTTTTCAACCATAGACATGTCTAATGCGTTTTTCCATATCGAATTAGATACCGAGTCTAGGCACCTCACCAACTTTTATACCGAGTTTGGGTTGTTTAGATGCGTCCGTTTACCGTTTGGATTATGTAACGCGCCGGACATATTCCAGGAGGTACTGCAGAGAGTAATTCTGGGAGGCTGCTCTGGCGTGAAAAACTACCTGGACGATGTCCTTGTGTTTGGGTCTACCAAGGAAATCCATGATGCCAACCTAGAAGAGGTGCTGAATCGGCTACGACAGCATAATGTTAAATTGAATGATTCCAAATGCGTCTTCAGTAGTCAAGCGGTACAGTTCGTAGGATTTTTGCTAACTTCGAAAGGTTGGAGCGTAACTGATGAAAAAATGAGGGCTATCCAGAGCTTTAGAACCCCAACTTCCTGTACGGAGGTTAAAAGCTTTCTAGGATTGGTAACGTTTGCAGATAGATTCATTCAGCGAAGAGCAGATTTAACGGTGCATCTGCGAACTCTGGCGAATTCTAAACAGTTCTATTGGACAGAACTTGAAGATAAGGAATTCAATTATCTGCAGGATAATGCACTAAAGACCATAAAAGTCCTAGGTTACTACAGTACTACAGACGATACAGAGCTGTACGTGGATGCTAGCCCCATCGGATTGGGAGCAGTTCTCATACAATACGATAACGACAAGGTGCCACGCATAATAGCCTGCGCATCTAAATCCCTAACCCCAACGGAACAGAGGTACCCGCAAACGCAAAGAGAGGCGTTAGGCGTTGTCTGGGGAGTCGAACGATTTTCGTCCTATCTCTTGGGACGATCATTCGTAATCCGTACAGACGCACAAGCCAATGAATTTATTTTCAGTACTACTCATAGGCTGGGTAGAAGGGCCATATCTCGCGCAGAGTCATGGGCATTACGTCTCCAGCCCTATGATTTTACCGTGAAGGGAGTGAGAGGACAGCAGAACCTGGCAGACGCATTATCGCGTTTGATACATGATTCCCAAACAGCGGAACCTTTCGAAGAAAATGACACAGGAAACCTTCTATACGCGTTGGGTGACTCGATGGATATCACGTGGGAAGAAATCGAGAAAGAATCAGAAGATGATGAAGAACTCTGCAAACTCCACGATGCATTAATTTCTGATAAATGGCCGAAAGAGCTACGTAAATATGAAACACAAAAGAAGAACATAAACATGATTGGCTTTCTGATTTTCAAAGGAGATCGCACTATTCTTCCTATATCACTTCGCAGAAAAGCGTTGAAAGCTGCTCACGGTGGGCACGTAGGAGAATCGGCGATGAAAAAGATTGTGCGAGAATTTTTTTGGTGGCCGGGCATGTCGGTAGATGCCGAGAAGTTCGTGAAAAATTGCGAAACATGCGCGATGCTTTCCAGGAAAAATCCGCCCCTGCCCCTGTCTTCGAGAGAACTACCAGATGGACCATGGCAAATCCTACAGGTTGATTTTCTTTCAATACCTGGTTGTGGTTCCAGTGAGTTTTTAATCCTAGTGGACACACACTCTAGATACTTGACAGTCATGGAAATGAAATCAAAAGATGCTGATAGTACAAACAAGGCTCTGTGTGAGATTTTCAAGATGTGGGGTTGTCCTTTGATTCTCCAAAGCGACAACGGCCCCCCCTTCCAGAGTACCAACTATATTCAGTTTTGGGAGAACAAAGGAGTCAAAATTCGTAAATCGATTCCACTATCACCTCAATCAAACGGAGCTGTGGAACGCCAAAACCAAGGCGTGATAAAGGCGGTAGCTGCTTCAAAATTAGATGGTACTAACTGGCGACATGCTTTGCATCAGTATGTACACAACCATAATACGTTGGTTCCCCATTCCCGTTTGGGCGTAACACCATTCGAGTTGCTTGTAGGCTGGAAATTTAGAGGTAACTTTCCCAGCCTATGGAACCCGAAGCAACTCGACTACGATCATATTCGAGAAAAGGATTCGGAAGCCAAATTCATCAGTAAACAAGATGCAGATGCAGCCCGTGGATCCAAAAACTCCAGTATCCAGGTTGGAGATACAGTGCTAATGGCTCAGCAACGGAAGTCGAAAACGGATCCAACATTTGGTGCAGAACATTTCAAAGTGGTGGCCAGAGACGGGGCCAAGATTGTCATCCTGAGTCGCAGCGGTGTGCAGTACACTCGAAACGTGCAAGATGTGAAAATTGCACCAGCTGAATATCACCTTGAAGAAACGGACGATACCGAGGAGATTGACGAGGCTTCACATTCGACACTGGACATTCCATTGGCTGTTGCCGATGACAAACATTCAGAACTGGATGCAGCAATAAGTTCATCAACCCGTCATGAAATTTCACCGAACAGAATCCTGCGAAATCGATCTGATGTGAAAAAGCCGATGCGATTTGACGACAGATTTATCTATTCCATTTATGATTAG
- the LOC134204488 gene encoding uncharacterized protein LOC134204488 has product MASKPNESGHRPNEKPGKTHHNGADEAPEPNAKPGGTETKLRKKERKLSKLESMAEKLKAERAEKANMAEQLKKLQAVVDSLKTTKEIIPSVVKDANEDASVDFEEIPIASSTQHQPKSIGTLDESRFLSSVNQLSISSIAIQECKPLAGDDEIHRHTFEMWKDLLNDCMALAGIEDEATKFTIFKVKAGPRLLTIFKNTRSDAEAPDVSTNPFSNALHRLKLYFGSSSDVMFQRRKLALMEQKADESDLAFITRVGETAQLCDFDKTKEFEEIVKTIAEHAKCKEVRVAALKMVSRNGTFTTLVDKVREIQAIRMNEEFFAFKHMQSGSARETAMLAPVTAEYQNPSSSSRRNYEQRSDNRYVPYNRNYPRYNQRFPQQTGWRANRVGATKRNFGDRNETKRLDRCWRCYSFFHLPSECNAANLVCRKCGQVGHIQRACYPATSTTTKRNVDQDIFETDAKQAKIEVVEEKEATSKTKEQVSDQTDS; this is encoded by the exons atggcgaGTAAGCCAAATGAAAGTGGTCATCGGCCGAATGAAAAACCAGGAAAAACTCACCACAATGGCGCAGATGAAGCTCCAGAACC AAACGCGAAGCCAGGCGGAACAGAAACAAAgctaagaaagaaggaaagaaagcTAAGTAAACTGGAAAGTATGGCGGAAAAATTGAAGGCAGAAAGAGCGGAAAAGGCAAACATGGCAGAGCAACTTAAAAAGCTACAAGCGGTAGTTGATTCGTTGAAAACGACAAAGGAAATCATTCCGTCTGTCGTGAAAGACGCTAACGAAGACGCTAGCGTGGACTTCGAGGAGATCCCAATTGCTTCGAGTACTCAACATCAACCAAAATCGATCGGAACATTGGATGAGTCACGTTTTCTGTCCTCCGTGAATCAATTGTCCATATCGTCGATAGCAATTCAGGAATGTAAACCGCTTGCAGGAGACGACGAGATTCACAGACATACCTTTGAGATGTGGAAAGACCTACTCAATGACTGTATGGCTCTGGCAGGAATAGAGGACGAAGCGACGAAGTTCACGATTTTCAAGGTGAAAGCCGGTCCTCGTCTGCTCACGATATTCAAAAATACGAGATCAGATGCCGAAGCCCCAGATGTCAGCaccaatccattttcaaatgCTCTTCATCGACTTAAGCTATACTTCGGATCTAGCTCCGACGTGATGTTTCAAAGACGGAAGCTTGCCTTAATGGAACAAAAGGCAGACGAGTCTGATTTGGCGTTTATCACGAGAGTTGGAGAAACGGCACAACTATGCGACTTTGATAAGACAaaggaattcgaagaaattgtTAAGACTATCGCGGAACATGCAAAGTGTAAGGAGGTGAGAGTGGCGGCATTGAAAATGGTCAGCCGGAACGGAACATTCACCACCTTGGTTGACAAAGTTCGTGAGATTCAAGCGATTCGCATGAACGAAGAATTTTTCGCCTTCAAGCACATGCAGAGTGGATCTGCTAGGGAGACAGCTATGCTTGCTCCGGTAACGGCTGAATACCagaatccatcatcatcatcacggAGGAACTATGAGCAGAGGTCTGACAACCGTTATGTTCCTTACAATCGAAACTATCCACGTTACAATCAACGCTTTCCCCAACAGACGGGATGGCGTGCGAACAGAGTTGGAGCGACTAAACGAAACTTTGGCGACAGGAACGAGACTAAGCGATTGGACAGATGCTGGAGATGTTACAGTTTCTTTCATCTGCCATCGGAGTGCAACGCTGCAAATCTTGTGTGCAGAAAGTGCGGACAGGTAGGGCACATCCAGCGTGCTTGCTATCCGGCTACGAGTACGACCACAAAGCGAAATGTAGATCAGGACATTTTTGAAACAGATGCGAAACAGGCCAAGATAGAAGTAGTGGAAGAGAAAGAAGCGACTTCAAAAACGAAAGAACAAGTGAGTGACCAAACAGATTCTTAA